One segment of Ignavibacteriales bacterium DNA contains the following:
- a CDS encoding thioredoxin family protein has protein sequence MKTIYINIFFLILFISTPRQNFAQNENELARGSVEIFDPARDAAADIRTAIIEATRSDRRIILDVGGNWCIWCKRLDTLFMKNKDLTEFMLKNYVVVKINFSKENENEKVLSQYPEIKGYPHIFVLEKDGKLIHSQNTGDLESGKGHNKEKVFEFLKKWAPASSRSQDEFDIKIGEENYTMKKYFFCLLKKGPNRNQDSVAAKMIQDNHLAHLSKLGKQGLISIAGPFDGDNEYRGIIIFNVRSKEEAEKLEGEDPAVISGRLSMEILPVWLAKGSKLP, from the coding sequence ATGAAAACAATTTATATCAATATATTCTTTTTAATTTTATTCATCTCAACACCAAGACAAAACTTTGCTCAAAATGAAAATGAATTAGCTCGCGGTTCGGTTGAAATATTCGATCCCGCTCGCGACGCGGCTGCCGATATTCGTACGGCAATCATTGAAGCGACCCGAAGCGATCGCAGAATCATACTCGATGTCGGCGGTAATTGGTGCATCTGGTGCAAACGGCTCGATACTTTATTCATGAAGAATAAAGATTTAACCGAATTTATGCTTAAGAATTACGTTGTTGTCAAGATTAATTTCAGCAAAGAAAATGAAAACGAAAAAGTTTTATCACAATACCCGGAGATCAAAGGATATCCGCATATATTCGTGCTGGAAAAAGACGGTAAACTGATTCATTCACAGAATACCGGAGATTTAGAGTCAGGTAAAGGACACAACAAGGAAAAAGTTTTTGAATTTCTCAAGAAGTGGGCGCCCGCTTCTTCACGTTCGCAAGACGAGTTCGATATAAAGATAGGTGAAGAAAATTATACGATGAAAAAATATTTCTTCTGTCTATTGAAGAAAGGTCCGAACAGAAACCAGGATTCCGTTGCGGCAAAAATGATTCAGGATAACCACCTCGCTCACCTCAGCAAATTAGGCAAACAAGGTTTAATTTCTATTGCGGGACCATTCGATGGTGATAACGAATACCGCGGAATAATAATTTTCAATGTGAGATCAAAAGAAGAGGCAGAAAAATTGGAAGGTGAAGATCCTGCGGTTATATCGGGAAGATTATCAATGGAGATATTGCCGGTATGGCTCGCGAAGGGATCGAAGCTACCTTAA
- a CDS encoding acetyl-CoA carboxylase carboxyltransferase subunit alpha, with protein MMAKTVLEFEKPIIELEKKIAEMKKYSESLDLGEEITTLEEKVNQLRKSVYEGLTRWQKVQLARHPDRPYTLDYINMMTTDFIELHGDRSFRDDKAVVGGLAFLGSEPVMIIGQQKGRDTKSNVYRNFGMMNPEGYRKALRLMKLAAKFKRPVITLIDTPGAFPGLEAEERGQAEAIARNLFEMSHLPVPIVIVIIGEGASGGALGLGVGDRVLMMENTWYSVISPESCSSILWRSWNFKEQAAEALKLTAPDLLAQGIIDRIVPEPLGGAHRNPLQAAEILKGILLEEISKLKKLKTDKLIEKRVEKFSKMGEYEE; from the coding sequence CTGATGGCAAAAACGGTACTAGAATTTGAAAAACCGATTATTGAGCTGGAGAAAAAGATAGCGGAGATGAAAAAATATTCCGAGTCGCTGGATCTCGGCGAGGAAATAACCACGTTGGAAGAAAAAGTCAATCAACTCCGTAAATCTGTGTACGAAGGATTGACTCGCTGGCAAAAAGTTCAACTTGCTCGTCATCCTGATAGGCCTTATACCCTCGACTATATAAATATGATGACAACCGATTTCATAGAACTTCATGGTGACCGCTCGTTCCGTGATGATAAAGCGGTTGTGGGCGGACTTGCATTTTTGGGGAGTGAACCGGTGATGATAATCGGGCAGCAGAAAGGTCGTGATACAAAATCAAACGTTTACAGAAATTTCGGGATGATGAATCCCGAAGGTTATCGTAAAGCTTTAAGATTGATGAAGCTCGCGGCAAAATTTAAACGTCCAGTAATTACTCTTATCGATACGCCGGGAGCTTTCCCGGGATTGGAAGCGGAAGAACGCGGACAAGCTGAGGCAATTGCGAGAAATTTATTCGAGATGTCGCATTTACCTGTTCCTATAGTGATTGTCATTATCGGTGAAGGAGCGTCTGGTGGCGCTCTCGGTCTCGGTGTTGGCGATAGAGTTTTAATGATGGAAAATACATGGTACTCTGTTATTTCTCCGGAGTCATGCTCAAGCATTCTATGGAGAAGCTGGAACTTTAAAGAACAAGCTGCCGAAGCATTGAAACTAACCGCTCCCGATTTACTTGCACAGGGGATTATTGACAGGATAGTGCCGGAACCACTGGGTGGCGCTCACAGAAATCCGCTGCAAGCGGCAGAAATTCTAAAAGGAATTTTGTTGGAAGAAATTTCGAAATTAAAAAAACTTAAAACTGATAAGTTAATCGAAAAACGTGTAGAAAAATTTTCTAAGATGGGCGAGTATGAAGAATAA
- a CDS encoding addiction module protein — MTVQQIEKQVLKLDAYSRAKLASKLLSSLDELSDVENEKLWTEEAIRRHNELSSGKAKPRSAKVVFMNARARLK, encoded by the coding sequence ATGACAGTTCAGCAGATAGAAAAACAGGTATTAAAATTAGATGCATATTCTCGTGCAAAGCTTGCAAGCAAGCTTCTATCAAGTCTTGACGAACTTTCCGACGTAGAAAATGAAAAATTATGGACAGAAGAAGCAATCCGTCGACACAACGAGCTATCGAGCGGTAAAGCGAAACCCAGGTCAGCGAAAGTAGTATTCATGAATGCACGAGCACGACTGAAATGA
- a CDS encoding aminodeoxychorismate/anthranilate synthase component II — MNTKIILIDNYDSFTYNLIQIVESQGFGVKIIKNDEIDITEINKYENILISPGPGIPAEAGKLIPVIKKFAPTKRILGICLGHQAIAEAFGGKLIRMPRVSHGMKRELKVLRRDEYLFNGLPAKFEAGLYHSWMVSKKYLPECFEITATDHDGIIMSIAHKEFDVRGIQFHPESIMTTEGKKILSNWLNH, encoded by the coding sequence ATGAATACTAAAATAATTTTAATTGATAATTATGATTCATTCACATACAATTTAATACAAATTGTTGAAAGTCAGGGTTTTGGCGTCAAGATAATTAAAAATGATGAAATAGACATCACCGAGATTAATAAATACGAAAATATTTTGATCAGTCCGGGACCGGGCATTCCCGCTGAGGCAGGAAAATTGATACCCGTTATCAAAAAGTTTGCGCCCACAAAACGAATATTAGGAATTTGCCTTGGGCATCAGGCAATCGCGGAAGCATTCGGCGGCAAATTGATCAGAATGCCGCGTGTCTCTCACGGAATGAAGAGAGAGCTGAAAGTTTTACGAAGAGATGAATATTTATTTAACGGACTCCCGGCTAAATTCGAGGCGGGTCTTTATCATTCATGGATGGTATCAAAAAAATATCTCCCTGAGTGTTTTGAAATAACCGCAACCGATCATGATGGAATCATTATGTCGATCGCGCACAAAGAGTTTGATGTTAGAGGGATTCAATTCCATCCGGAATCGATTATGACGACTGAAGGTAAAAAGATTTTAAGTAACTGGCTGAATCATTAA
- the obgE gene encoding GTPase ObgE: MFIDEATIYVKAGDGGDGMISFRREKYIPKGGPDGGNGGKGGDIILRADRQLTTLMDFRYKRRYNASDGNKGETSNRTGKSGEDTVLRVPVGTIIHDSETNDIIIDLKREGDEIVIVKGGRGGKGNAEFATSTNQAPRKATKGTPGEERNINLELKLLADVGLVGFPNAGKSTLISRISAAKPKIADYPFTTLIPNLGIVRYSEEKSFVVADMPGLIEGAHTGKGLGIEFLRHIERTSVIVFLIECTSEDPKEQYKTLANELKSFNEKMLKKPQIVAVSKMDLANADLKKALKKLKFRKTIKVIHISAVTGEGLKDLIDEMWRKVSRNIK; this comes from the coding sequence ATGTTCATTGATGAAGCAACGATATATGTAAAAGCCGGTGACGGCGGGGATGGGATGATAAGTTTCCGTCGCGAAAAATATATTCCCAAGGGGGGACCCGACGGTGGTAACGGCGGCAAGGGTGGAGATATAATTTTACGGGCCGACAGGCAACTAACAACATTGATGGACTTCCGCTACAAGCGAAGATATAATGCGAGTGATGGTAATAAGGGAGAAACATCTAACAGAACCGGTAAGAGCGGCGAAGATACTGTTCTGAGAGTTCCGGTCGGCACTATTATACATGATTCTGAAACAAACGATATTATCATCGATTTAAAACGCGAAGGTGATGAAATTGTGATCGTCAAAGGTGGTCGCGGCGGCAAAGGGAATGCCGAGTTCGCAACATCAACAAATCAAGCGCCGCGTAAAGCGACAAAAGGTACACCGGGTGAAGAACGAAACATCAATCTTGAATTAAAACTTCTTGCCGACGTCGGACTTGTCGGATTTCCCAATGCGGGTAAATCAACTTTAATCTCTCGTATATCTGCCGCAAAACCAAAGATCGCAGATTACCCATTCACAACACTCATTCCGAATCTCGGCATTGTAAGATACAGCGAAGAAAAAAGTTTTGTTGTCGCCGATATGCCGGGACTTATCGAAGGGGCACATACGGGCAAAGGACTTGGTATTGAATTCCTGCGGCACATTGAAAGAACAAGCGTGATCGTATTCCTCATCGAATGCACGAGCGAAGATCCGAAAGAACAATATAAAACTTTAGCCAACGAGCTAAAATCATTCAACGAGAAAATGCTCAAGAAACCCCAGATCGTTGCCGTATCTAAAATGGATTTGGCAAATGCTGATCTTAAAAAAGCATTGAAGAAATTGAAATTCAGAAAAACCATAAAGGTTATTCATATATCTGCCGTCACCGGAGAAGGATTGAAAGATTTAATTGATGAGATGTGGCGAAAAGTAAGTCGAAATATTAAATAA
- a CDS encoding aminodeoxychorismate synthase component I, which translates to MNRSDAIQTMNRLGKNNVPFLFIIDYEMRNPQILKLDDIDETKILYDINGIHNDFVKPILQKNISFAKKPVSHKKYMRAFNNIQKHIGAGNTYLLNLTFPTEIKVNLTLLEIFLHSEAKYKLFFKNKFVVFSPERFIQISDGRISSNPMKGTIDASILNAKNIILNDIKEQAEHNTIVDLIRNDLSMIAKNVRVEKFRYIDKIKTHNKNLFQVSSKIVGELDRNYKSKIGDIIFALLPAGSISGAPKKKTIQIIYGTENYKRGYYTGVFGYFDGDYLDSGVIIRFIERNKNKFIYKSGGGITSLSNPKLEYNEMVDKIYVPIV; encoded by the coding sequence ATGAATAGATCAGATGCCATACAAACGATGAATAGGTTAGGGAAGAATAATGTTCCTTTCCTTTTTATCATCGATTATGAGATGCGGAATCCACAAATCCTTAAATTAGACGATATCGACGAAACGAAAATATTGTACGATATCAACGGTATTCACAATGATTTTGTTAAGCCAATATTGCAGAAAAATATATCTTTCGCAAAAAAACCTGTTTCTCATAAAAAATACATGCGGGCGTTCAATAATATCCAAAAACATATCGGCGCGGGTAATACATATCTCTTAAATCTAACTTTCCCGACCGAGATTAAAGTAAATCTGACCCTGCTTGAAATATTTCTTCACAGCGAAGCAAAGTACAAATTATTTTTTAAGAATAAGTTTGTTGTGTTTTCTCCTGAGCGATTCATTCAAATCTCCGATGGACGGATTTCATCCAATCCTATGAAAGGAACGATTGATGCCTCGATATTAAACGCGAAAAATATTATCTTGAATGATATTAAAGAACAAGCAGAGCATAATACTATAGTCGATTTAATCAGAAACGATCTCAGTATGATTGCGAAAAATGTTCGCGTCGAGAAATTCCGGTACATCGACAAAATTAAAACACATAATAAAAACTTATTTCAGGTCAGCTCTAAAATCGTCGGTGAACTCGATCGGAATTATAAATCCAAAATTGGAGATATTATTTTTGCATTATTACCGGCCGGCTCAATAAGCGGCGCACCAAAAAAGAAAACGATTCAAATTATTTATGGAACTGAAAATTATAAACGAGGATATTACACCGGAGTATTCGGATATTTCGACGGGGATTATCTCGATAGCGGTGTGATAATCCGATTCATAGAACGAAACAAAAATAAATTCATCTATAAAAGCGGGGGTGGAATAACCTCACTCAGTAATCCTAAATTAGAGTACAATGAAATGGTAGATAAAATATATGTGCCCATTGTTTGA
- a CDS encoding type II toxin-antitoxin system RelE/ParE family toxin, which translates to MIKTVSFHEMAELELYEAAKYYESQASGLGLVFLNEVKHATKAIQQNPESSPRILKIVHRKLLRRFPYSIMYSIIDESIYILAIANQKRRPFYWRNRKET; encoded by the coding sequence ATGATTAAAACTGTTTCATTTCACGAAATGGCAGAGTTAGAGTTGTATGAAGCCGCGAAATATTATGAATCACAAGCGTCTGGTCTAGGATTAGTCTTTCTCAATGAAGTCAAGCATGCCACAAAAGCTATTCAACAAAATCCCGAATCATCCCCACGAATCTTAAAAATTGTTCATCGAAAATTATTACGGCGTTTTCCGTACAGCATAATGTACTCTATCATAGATGAATCAATTTATATCCTGGCAATAGCGAATCAAAAACGACGTCCGTTTTATTGGCGGAATCGGAAAGAAACCTAG
- the nadC gene encoding carboxylating nicotinate-nucleotide diphosphorylase gives MDQHYDNGQINQIIQEAIVEDVGLGDITTESIVPPDLLGHGEMLAKEQGIVAGIEIAEKIFHFIDPELQFKHFIADGSIVDTNTIIGAVDGSFGSILRAERTVLNIVQRMSGIATITSKFVEAVRGTRAKITDTRKTAPGLRYLDKLSVKLGGGTNHRFGLDEMVLIKDNHIASAGGITRAIELCLDFLSTKKYKIKIEVETKNIDEVKEALKFKEIHRIMLDNYSIDGMKKAVELIGHRVEVEASGNVTLQNVRTVAETGVDFISVGALTHSPKALDISLKVIHLPKSV, from the coding sequence ATGGATCAGCATTACGATAACGGACAAATTAATCAAATAATCCAAGAAGCGATAGTTGAAGATGTCGGACTCGGGGATATCACAACCGAGTCGATTGTACCACCCGATTTATTGGGGCACGGCGAAATGCTGGCGAAAGAGCAGGGAATTGTTGCAGGAATTGAAATCGCCGAAAAAATATTTCATTTTATCGATCCGGAACTGCAGTTCAAACATTTCATCGCCGATGGATCGATTGTCGATACCAATACGATTATCGGTGCGGTTGATGGTTCATTCGGATCTATATTACGGGCAGAACGCACCGTGCTGAATATTGTTCAGCGGATGAGCGGTATAGCAACCATAACTTCGAAGTTTGTCGAAGCTGTTCGTGGAACCCGTGCGAAAATAACCGATACACGGAAAACCGCTCCGGGATTGCGATATCTGGATAAATTATCTGTCAAGTTAGGCGGCGGTACGAACCACAGGTTCGGATTAGACGAAATGGTTTTAATTAAGGATAACCATATCGCTTCGGCAGGAGGAATAACGCGTGCAATCGAACTTTGTCTGGATTTCCTTTCAACAAAAAAATATAAGATAAAAATCGAAGTTGAAACAAAAAATATCGATGAAGTAAAAGAGGCATTGAAATTTAAAGAAATCCACCGTATCATGCTCGATAATTACTCGATTGATGGAATGAAAAAAGCGGTTGAACTCATCGGTCATCGAGTGGAGGTGGAAGCATCCGGAAATGTGACATTGCAAAATGTTCGAACTGTTGCGGAAACGGGAGTCGATTTTATTTCTGTCGGAGCTCTCACACACTCTCCGAAAGCGCTCGATATTTCTTTAAAGGTTATTCACTTACCAAAATCTGTCTGA
- a CDS encoding PAS domain S-box protein gives MNQENILKNVLESYHNLIEHLKLGVYRSTPGPQGKFLEVNPALLKMLGCKSRNELLNLPIYQFYQNPKDRRRFSEKLSRKGVVYNEELILRRKNGSPLIVSEIAVAVRDSYGKVLFFEGLVEDITNRKQSKRQFDLQKTYLEKLFNAAPEAIALHNNHDRIVDINDEFTKMFGYTREEAIGKQINELVAPEELLEEAKDISHRVILGERIELESKRKRKDGVLIDVSILGAPIFHQGKQVGDYAIYRNITERKKAEEEIRIQKTYMEGLLNSAPEAIIFHDTNDIVVNVNNEFLKMFGYTREEAISKPINSLVAPIELKDEAAKLSDTVIHGHRVEVETKRRKKDNTLFHVSILGAPIFHQGKQIGVFAIYRDISDRKRTEEEILIQKIYFERLFNSAPEAILLHDNDDRVVSVNEEFVRMFNYSREEAIGRPVNELVAPTELMEEATRFSQMSFRGERVDAETKRKRKDGTLIDVSVLGAPVFHEGKQIAVYAIYRDITEHKRLEEERIREKQEAQMARDIQLNFLPKSNPIVPGYDIAGKSLPAMNVGGDYYDFIRLNDHQIAIGLGDVSGKGLAASLVMANLQATIRSEALYGSDPAHCLERANKLLFNSTDARTFISLFYGILDTGNNSLIYANAGQDPAVLFSEAKSPISLSTRGMALALTNDADYNARTIFLNPGDFVIFYSDGITEAVNDKMEEFGRNRIWDLVINNKTEPSAIILDKLFDAVHGHANNGSDQDDMTAILLKRI, from the coding sequence ATGAATCAAGAAAACATTCTAAAGAATGTCCTGGAATCATACCATAACCTTATCGAACATCTTAAACTTGGTGTTTATCGCAGTACACCCGGACCACAGGGAAAATTTCTCGAAGTCAATCCCGCCCTTTTAAAAATGCTTGGCTGCAAAAGCCGGAATGAACTCCTTAACCTTCCAATTTATCAATTTTATCAAAATCCCAAGGACAGGCGCCGGTTCAGTGAAAAACTATCCCGCAAGGGAGTTGTGTATAACGAAGAGTTGATTCTTCGGCGAAAGAACGGTTCTCCCCTGATAGTCTCCGAGATAGCTGTTGCAGTTCGCGACAGCTATGGAAAAGTTTTATTTTTTGAAGGACTGGTGGAAGACATAACAAACCGTAAACAATCCAAGAGGCAGTTCGACCTTCAAAAAACATATCTTGAAAAACTCTTTAATGCGGCTCCGGAGGCAATCGCATTGCATAATAACCATGACCGTATAGTAGACATCAATGATGAATTCACAAAGATGTTCGGGTACACTCGCGAAGAAGCAATAGGTAAACAAATAAATGAACTGGTAGCACCTGAAGAATTGCTTGAGGAGGCAAAAGATATTTCTCATCGTGTTATACTTGGAGAACGTATAGAATTAGAATCTAAAAGGAAGCGAAAAGACGGAGTTCTTATTGACGTATCGATTCTTGGAGCTCCGATTTTTCATCAGGGGAAACAGGTCGGCGATTATGCAATTTACCGAAATATCACGGAACGGAAAAAAGCGGAAGAAGAAATACGAATTCAGAAAACTTACATGGAAGGTCTACTTAACAGCGCACCCGAGGCAATTATTTTTCACGACACGAATGACATTGTAGTAAATGTAAACAATGAGTTTCTCAAAATGTTCGGCTATACTCGCGAAGAAGCAATTAGTAAACCGATCAATTCACTCGTCGCTCCAATAGAATTGAAAGACGAAGCAGCAAAACTTTCAGACACCGTTATTCACGGACATCGAGTGGAGGTTGAAACAAAACGCCGGAAAAAAGACAACACATTATTTCACGTTTCAATTCTTGGAGCTCCAATCTTTCATCAAGGGAAGCAAATCGGTGTATTTGCGATTTATCGAGACATTTCGGATAGGAAAAGAACAGAAGAAGAAATCCTCATACAAAAAATCTATTTCGAGCGATTATTCAACAGCGCCCCTGAAGCAATCTTACTGCACGACAATGATGATCGCGTAGTAAGTGTGAACGAGGAATTCGTGAGGATGTTCAACTACTCACGCGAAGAAGCAATCGGCCGTCCTGTGAACGAACTTGTTGCTCCGACTGAATTAATGGAGGAAGCAACTCGCTTTTCACAGATGAGTTTTAGAGGAGAGCGTGTAGATGCTGAGACAAAACGTAAGCGAAAAGATGGAACGCTCATTGATGTTTCTGTACTGGGTGCACCCGTTTTTCATGAAGGAAAACAAATTGCTGTATACGCGATTTACCGGGATATCACTGAACACAAGAGATTAGAAGAGGAGCGCATTCGCGAGAAACAAGAAGCACAGATGGCAAGGGATATACAATTAAACTTTTTACCTAAATCCAATCCGATAGTTCCGGGATATGATATTGCCGGGAAAAGTTTACCGGCTATGAATGTAGGCGGAGACTATTATGATTTCATCCGGTTAAACGATCACCAAATTGCAATCGGGCTTGGTGATGTGAGCGGAAAAGGATTAGCGGCATCGCTGGTAATGGCAAACTTGCAAGCAACTATTCGTAGTGAAGCATTGTATGGTTCTGACCCGGCACATTGTCTCGAACGGGCAAACAAACTTCTTTTTAACAGCACCGATGCACGGACTTTTATATCTCTATTTTATGGGATACTCGATACCGGTAACAACTCACTTATCTATGCTAATGCTGGTCAAGATCCTGCTGTCCTCTTTTCCGAAGCAAAGTCACCGATATCGTTATCGACTCGAGGTATGGCTCTCGCGTTGACAAACGATGCTGACTATAATGCTCGAACCATCTTTCTGAATCCGGGTGACTTCGTCATATTTTATTCTGACGGAATTACTGAAGCTGTGAATGACAAAATGGAAGAATTCGGGAGAAACCGAATTTGGGATCTTGTCATCAATAACAAAACAGAACCATCAGCCATAATACTCGATAAGCTTTTCGATGCAGTTCATGGGCATGCAAACAACGGCTCAGATCAGGATGATATGACGGCAATTTTACTGAAACGCATTTGA
- a CDS encoding aminotransferase class IV gives MFETIKVENRILHNLEYHNERLNKSRKNLFGCNDIIDLNEMISIPEDLSDDIIKCRVVYSEEIEQIQFANYVKRQIRTLKLVECDNIVYSYKYVDRRIFSELMDSVNTDDILIIKNGKVTDTSFSNIVFFDGTKWVTPSHPLLRGTRREKLLRDNIISEANIGVEDLYLFDKATLINSMIDFGEGPIIDISDITRQ, from the coding sequence TTGTTTGAAACAATAAAAGTTGAAAATAGAATTCTGCACAATCTCGAATATCACAACGAGAGGTTGAACAAATCCCGGAAGAATCTATTCGGATGCAACGATATTATCGACTTAAATGAGATGATATCAATTCCCGAAGATCTGAGCGATGATATTATCAAATGCCGGGTTGTCTATTCAGAAGAAATCGAGCAGATTCAATTCGCCAATTACGTCAAACGACAAATTCGAACACTCAAGCTGGTCGAGTGCGATAATATTGTATATTCTTACAAATACGTTGACAGAAGAATATTCAGCGAACTCATGGATTCAGTCAATACCGATGATATTCTTATCATCAAGAATGGAAAGGTAACGGATACTTCATTTTCAAATATAGTTTTTTTTGATGGTACGAAATGGGTAACCCCCTCGCATCCTTTGCTGCGCGGGACAAGACGAGAAAAGTTGCTGAGGGATAATATCATTTCAGAAGCTAACATCGGGGTTGAAGATTTATATCTGTTCGATAAAGCAACTCTGATTAATTCTATGATTGATTTTGGCGAAGGTCCGATAATTGACATTTCCGATATCACGCGCCAATAA
- a CDS encoding acyl-CoA thioesterase — protein MVSIDTKIRVRYADTDQMKMVYHAKYLEYFEQGRSDLLREIGIPYPKIEGMGIYLPVIEAHARFLKAARYDDLLNVKTMLTEAPQARITIEYAILNADSNELLVAGYTKHGFINALTGKPTRAPKIFLDVVSKLFSDTLKNR, from the coding sequence ATGGTCTCCATTGACACTAAAATTCGCGTTCGTTATGCCGATACAGATCAGATGAAGATGGTGTATCATGCGAAATATCTCGAATATTTTGAGCAAGGGCGCTCCGATTTATTGCGCGAAATAGGGATTCCGTATCCGAAAATTGAAGGAATGGGAATTTATTTACCGGTCATAGAAGCTCATGCGAGATTCCTCAAAGCGGCAAGATACGATGACCTTCTTAATGTTAAAACAATGCTCACGGAAGCGCCTCAAGCGCGCATCACTATTGAATACGCAATCTTGAATGCGGACTCTAACGAGTTACTTGTTGCCGGTTACACGAAACACGGTTTCATAAATGCGCTGACCGGGAAGCCGACACGCGCACCGAAAATATTTCTTGATGTCGTATCAAAATTGTTTTCCGATACACTTAAAAATAGATAA
- a CDS encoding polysaccharide biosynthesis C-terminal domain-containing protein, whose protein sequence is MFQQIKRLGTETAIYGISTILGRFLNFLLVPFYTNVLAPGDYGIVAYVYSLIAFVNVFYSYGMESAYFKYSSTLEIGTAKQNFSTPFISLLGTSFIFSMVLALLASPILKMINVPIEYESILLYTVGILAFDAIAIIPFAALRMEHKAKLFATIKFLNIVVNVGMNLILLLVFRMGVIGVFISGLAASALTVLILMPTIFRYLTEEFNLPLWKALMKFGLPYIPSGLAAMAIQVIDRPILRALTDDATVGIYQANYRLGIFMMLIVSMYDYAWRPFYFSMSKEANAKEIFARVLTYLVLFMSAIFLVLTFFIGDFAKISIFGRHIIGQSYWSGLNIVPVVLLGYLFLGISTNLSAGIYIEKKTKYSPLVTGIGAFVNVAANFLLIPPFGMLGAAWATFIAYFIMAVTMYIVVQRIYPVNYEFSRLLKVTSSASVVIMLYYFMPVEALSGTAVIGFLWKIFLIVLFLMLMYLMKFFKTGEISVIKKLWNRREEKGVSDISDSI, encoded by the coding sequence ATGTTTCAGCAAATTAAGCGACTCGGAACCGAGACGGCAATTTACGGCATAAGCACCATTCTCGGCCGCTTCCTTAATTTTCTTCTCGTTCCGTTTTATACAAACGTTCTTGCCCCGGGCGATTACGGGATTGTTGCTTATGTTTATTCCCTGATCGCTTTCGTTAATGTCTTTTATTCTTACGGGATGGAATCTGCGTATTTTAAATATTCATCAACACTGGAGATTGGAACAGCAAAGCAAAATTTCAGTACACCGTTCATATCGCTTCTTGGTACGTCGTTTATTTTTTCAATGGTACTCGCTTTACTCGCATCGCCGATATTGAAAATGATAAATGTTCCGATAGAATATGAATCGATCCTGCTTTATACAGTAGGCATTTTAGCATTCGATGCGATTGCAATCATTCCGTTCGCGGCGCTGAGGATGGAGCACAAAGCGAAACTGTTCGCGACGATCAAGTTTCTTAACATAGTTGTGAATGTGGGAATGAATCTCATTCTTCTTCTCGTCTTCAGGATGGGTGTGATTGGAGTGTTCATAAGCGGACTTGCCGCTTCTGCACTGACGGTATTGATACTGATGCCGACAATATTCCGTTATCTCACAGAAGAATTCAACCTGCCGCTCTGGAAGGCACTGATGAAGTTCGGATTACCGTATATTCCGTCGGGACTTGCGGCAATGGCAATCCAAGTTATTGATCGGCCAATTCTCCGCGCGCTTACGGATGATGCGACCGTTGGAATCTATCAGGCGAATTACCGGTTAGGAATTTTCATGATGTTGATTGTTTCAATGTACGATTATGCATGGAGACCATTTTATTTTTCGATGTCTAAAGAAGCGAATGCGAAAGAAATCTTCGCGCGCGTGCTGACTTATCTTGTCCTGTTTATGTCGGCAATCTTTTTAGTGCTGACTTTCTTCATCGGAGATTTTGCGAAGATCAGTATTTTCGGCAGGCATATAATCGGACAAAGTTACTGGAGTGGTTTGAATATTGTGCCGGTTGTCTTGCTTGGTTATTTATTCCTCGGCATCTCTACAAATCTCTCAGCGGGAATTTATATTGAGAAGAAAACCAAGTATTCACCTCTTGTTACAGGTATTGGCGCTTTTGTGAATGTCGCGGCAAACTTTCTATTGATTCCTCCTTTCGGAATGTTGGGTGCGGCGTGGGCAACGTTTATTGCTTACTTCATCATGGCTGTGACTATGTATATCGTTGTCCAGCGTATATATCCGGTGAACTATGAGTTCAGCCGCTTGCTTAAGGTTACCAGTTCGGCATCGGTCGTGATAATGTTATATTATTTCATGCCGGTTGAGGCGTTGTCCGGCACGGCGGTAATTGGTTTTCTCTGGAAAATATTTTTGATTGTGCTTTTCTTAATGCTGATGTATTTGATGAAGTTTTTTAAAACGGGAGAAATTTCTGTAATAAAAAAACTCTGGAACAGGAGAGAAGAAAAAGGAGTTAGTGATATTTCTGATAGTATTTAA